A DNA window from Paenibacillus andongensis contains the following coding sequences:
- a CDS encoding ABC transporter ATP-binding protein — translation MLEVKQVSKLYENDRGVHNIDFSMQRGEIVGFLGPNGAGKTTTMRMITGYLNPTHGQIWVDGHSMADNPKKARRKIGYLPETPPLYPEMTVQAYLRFIANLRDVPAREQKLRVGEAIDKLGLQGREKQIIRSLSKGYKQRLGLAQAILHQPDLLILDEPTSGLDPKQIIEIRQLIHELGENHTVLLSTHILPEINAICNRVLIINQGRVVLDERPEHLGRTMGETFEVSLEVKGPRERILTELRSLEAVAAVKEVDAPSDAAAIAAPAAQDVFNSDNAVVEAAISEPVSAETVKLLVTSADRSDIREALFFRLAGAGYPILEMKRESLSLEDIFLKLTTDEPVEADSTPKEEVDADA, via the coding sequence ATGCTTGAGGTCAAACAAGTCAGCAAGCTGTACGAAAATGATCGCGGCGTACACAACATCGACTTCTCGATGCAGCGCGGCGAAATCGTCGGCTTTTTAGGACCAAACGGTGCCGGCAAAACAACGACGATGCGCATGATTACGGGTTATTTGAACCCTACGCATGGTCAAATATGGGTGGATGGTCACTCCATGGCGGATAACCCGAAGAAAGCACGCCGCAAAATCGGCTACTTACCCGAAACGCCGCCTCTCTATCCCGAGATGACAGTGCAAGCTTATTTGCGATTCATCGCAAATCTTCGCGATGTGCCTGCACGAGAACAGAAGCTGCGTGTCGGCGAAGCAATCGACAAGCTAGGTCTTCAAGGCCGCGAGAAGCAAATTATTCGCTCCTTGTCTAAGGGCTACAAGCAGCGCTTGGGCCTCGCGCAAGCGATTCTGCACCAACCGGATCTGCTTATCCTGGACGAGCCTACGTCCGGCCTTGATCCGAAGCAGATCATCGAGATTCGCCAGCTGATTCATGAGCTGGGGGAGAACCATACAGTGCTGCTGAGCACGCACATTCTCCCGGAAATTAACGCGATTTGCAACCGCGTTCTCATTATTAACCAAGGCCGCGTCGTTCTCGACGAGCGCCCTGAGCATCTCGGCCGCACGATGGGCGAGACGTTCGAGGTGTCGCTCGAGGTCAAGGGACCTCGCGAGCGGATCTTGACCGAGCTGCGCAGCCTAGAGGCGGTCGCAGCGGTGAAAGAAGTCGACGCGCCAAGCGACGCTGCAGCTATCGCTGCGCCTGCTGCGCAGGATGTGTTCAACAGTGACAATGCAGTTGTGGAAGCGGCGATCTCTGAGCCAGTATCAGCCGAAACCGTGAAGCTGCTCGTAACCTCGGCGGATCGCTCCGATATCCGCGAAGCGCTGTTTTTCCGCTTAGCCGGTGCCGGCTACCCGATCCTTGAGATGAAGCGGGAAAGCCTCAGCCTAGAGGATATCTTCCTCAAGCTGACGACGGATGAACCTGTTGAAGCCGACAGCACTCCGAAGGAGGAGGTAGATGCCGATGCGTAG
- a CDS encoding ABC transporter permease subunit — protein MRRIWAICSKELQMYFFSPVAYVAFAFYVLLSSFFFYINFVNGQPPIVDARSVVGNTTFVYLFIIPLLTMRLIADEFRQGTDELLLTSPAGIGEIVLGKYLSAFIVQVGLVGISLIYPLIMSAFGTLDKPVMWLSYLSMFLLGCAMMAIGLFASSLSNNQMVAGISGFVILLLLWLLDWVSGSMTGKLKDYVAQFSLTSHLTNLQKGVLHGGDILFYITLTAVFLVLCIQVLERKRWR, from the coding sequence ATGCGTAGAATCTGGGCCATTTGCTCGAAAGAGCTGCAAATGTATTTCTTTTCGCCGGTTGCTTACGTGGCATTCGCTTTCTATGTGCTGCTATCGAGCTTCTTCTTCTACATCAACTTCGTTAACGGCCAGCCGCCGATTGTGGATGCGCGTTCCGTTGTTGGTAACACCACATTCGTGTATCTCTTTATCATCCCGCTATTGACGATGCGTCTCATCGCAGATGAGTTCCGTCAAGGGACAGATGAGCTGTTGCTGACTTCACCTGCAGGCATTGGTGAAATCGTGCTGGGTAAATATTTGTCTGCTTTTATTGTACAAGTGGGACTAGTGGGGATCAGCTTAATTTACCCGCTCATCATGTCTGCCTTCGGAACGCTGGATAAGCCTGTTATGTGGCTGTCCTATCTAAGCATGTTCCTATTAGGCTGCGCGATGATGGCCATTGGCTTGTTCGCTTCCAGCTTGTCCAACAATCAGATGGTTGCCGGTATATCAGGCTTTGTTATCTTGCTTTTGCTGTGGCTGCTTGATTGGGTAAGCGGCAGCATGACAGGCAAGCTGAAGGATTACGTCGCTCAATTCTCATTGACGAGCCATCTGACGAACTTGCAAAAGGGCGTCCTGCACGGCGGAGACATCCTCTTTTATATCACATTAACAGCTGTGTTCCTGGTTCTTTGCATACAAGTCCTTGAAAGAAAGCGTTGGAGGTGA
- a CDS encoding GldG family protein yields the protein MNKWIRGTNATVLSIAVIGIFIILTIFLHSLKGFQVDLTKNKSFTLSEQTVATLKNLNQDIHIVAFTNSGDNNGFVTRQVTDMVTEYKKQSGKITYDEYDMLKQPSMAKQYGVDQGGTIIFEMGSKKQNINFYELFAGQQDGSYTFSGEEKFTQAIKSLTSTEKHTVYLLSGHQEYPQNAMTILKSSLEAANYVVKDLNLFVEGKIPDDAQMLMLLGPQNDLNDKEAALIEAYLKDKGKIYMALGFNKDMATKWKNIDAIMKTYGIQDQHAIAIEPKQTSLYDPLTIIPEYGPHDITNKLSSNNLVTMLSLAVSLNTDGSAPDYTQSLLLKTTDKAYGETDINLLAQSKTKQDATDVKGPLNLGYAISNKDNKPKAVILGGSTFVLDEDIQNQGNKDFALNSIGWLQEQKDQITIRPRQGDAFQQAMITPSQANTIFLVTIVFLPLLFLVIGGLIWWRRRRG from the coding sequence ATGAATAAGTGGATACGGGGAACTAATGCGACTGTTTTATCGATCGCCGTTATCGGCATTTTCATTATACTGACGATCTTCCTTCATTCGCTGAAAGGCTTTCAGGTCGATTTGACGAAAAATAAGAGCTTTACGCTCTCCGAGCAAACAGTTGCCACACTCAAAAACTTAAATCAAGATATTCACATCGTTGCCTTTACGAATAGTGGGGACAACAACGGTTTTGTGACCCGTCAAGTCACTGATATGGTGACCGAATATAAGAAGCAAAGCGGTAAGATTACGTATGATGAGTACGATATGCTGAAACAGCCTTCGATGGCCAAGCAGTATGGTGTCGATCAAGGCGGAACCATTATTTTTGAAATGGGTTCTAAAAAGCAGAATATCAATTTCTATGAATTGTTTGCCGGTCAACAAGATGGTTCTTACACGTTCTCAGGGGAAGAAAAGTTTACCCAAGCCATTAAGAGCCTCACGTCTACAGAGAAGCACACGGTTTATCTGCTTTCCGGTCATCAGGAATATCCTCAGAATGCCATGACCATTTTGAAAAGCAGTTTGGAAGCCGCTAATTATGTCGTGAAGGACCTTAATCTGTTCGTTGAGGGTAAAATACCGGACGATGCGCAGATGCTTATGCTGCTTGGTCCGCAAAATGACCTCAATGATAAAGAAGCAGCGCTAATTGAAGCTTATTTGAAGGATAAAGGCAAGATTTATATGGCATTAGGCTTCAATAAAGATATGGCGACTAAGTGGAAAAACATCGATGCGATCATGAAAACGTACGGCATTCAGGATCAACATGCGATTGCGATTGAACCGAAACAAACGTCGCTCTATGATCCGCTGACGATTATTCCGGAGTATGGTCCCCATGACATTACCAACAAGCTGTCCAGCAATAATTTGGTTACGATGTTGTCGCTGGCTGTAAGTTTGAATACGGATGGCAGTGCACCAGACTATACCCAGTCTCTGCTATTGAAAACAACAGATAAAGCTTACGGGGAAACAGATATCAACCTTCTAGCACAATCCAAAACCAAGCAGGATGCGACAGATGTCAAAGGACCGCTCAACCTTGGCTACGCGATTTCGAATAAGGATAACAAGCCTAAAGCTGTCATTCTTGGGGGATCTACGTTTGTACTAGATGAAGATATTCAGAATCAAGGCAACAAGGATTTTGCTTTGAACAGTATTGGCTGGCTGCAGGAACAGAAGGATCAGATCACGATCCGTCCGCGTCAAGGGGATGCGTTCCAGCAAGCGATGATTACGCCTAGCCAAGCGAATACGATTTTCCTCGTAACGATCGTGTTCTTACCGCTCTTGTTCCTAGTGATTGGCGGCTTGATTTGGTGGAGGAGGAGACGAGGATGA
- a CDS encoding DUF4340 domain-containing protein gives MKRFIPTILLVVICIGGFWYASSKDFFQEKKDEPKSLITLKQEDVQSIHVKKEEEQIELARNGSGWEMKTPAPAPINTSQVGSWLDALGLVTSTKVVEDQASNLSTYGLDKPVGTYEVTLKDGSKKGLLVGTALPIEGFSYVQVEGSPAVYQVSDQSLSAISKEPVDFADASPVQFESDKVQSVKLTWKGQTFTLAKTDKDKVAAEANWKLGDKELKGAEATPLLNELNFLHSVDLPQPAAQKPTAGGELKIELGLSVDGKEVTEIYEGKLSQDQVWLSKQGGQWAYPLTAADIQKLTDAYAGKPAQPAS, from the coding sequence ATGAAACGGTTTATTCCTACGATTCTGTTAGTCGTTATTTGCATCGGCGGTTTTTGGTACGCATCGAGCAAAGACTTCTTTCAAGAGAAAAAAGATGAACCGAAATCGCTCATCACACTCAAGCAAGAAGACGTACAGTCCATTCATGTGAAAAAAGAGGAAGAGCAGATCGAGCTAGCTCGAAATGGTAGCGGTTGGGAGATGAAAACCCCGGCACCAGCGCCGATCAATACGAGTCAAGTGGGTTCGTGGTTGGACGCCCTAGGTTTGGTGACATCAACGAAAGTAGTTGAAGATCAGGCAAGTAATTTATCCACCTATGGACTAGATAAGCCTGTAGGAACTTACGAAGTTACGTTAAAAGACGGCTCGAAGAAAGGGCTGCTGGTCGGTACAGCTCTTCCCATCGAAGGCTTCTCCTATGTTCAGGTGGAAGGATCTCCTGCCGTGTATCAGGTGAGCGATCAGTCGCTCTCTGCCATCAGCAAAGAACCGGTAGACTTCGCTGATGCTAGCCCAGTCCAATTCGAAAGCGACAAGGTGCAAAGCGTAAAACTGACATGGAAAGGCCAGACTTTTACGCTTGCCAAAACGGATAAAGACAAGGTAGCTGCTGAGGCAAACTGGAAGCTTGGTGATAAAGAGCTAAAAGGCGCGGAGGCCACTCCGCTGCTGAATGAGCTGAACTTCCTGCATAGCGTTGATCTTCCACAGCCAGCGGCTCAGAAGCCAACTGCGGGCGGTGAGCTCAAAATAGAGCTTGGGTTGTCTGTTGATGGCAAAGAGGTCACCGAGATCTATGAAGGCAAGCTAAGCCAAGATCAGGTCTGGCTCTCGAAGCAAGGCGGACAGTGGGCGTACCCGCTTACAGCCGCGGACATACAGAAATTGACGGATGCCTATGCCGGTAAGCCGGCTCAGCCCGCCTCTTAA
- a CDS encoding spore coat protein has translation MYQQNPYQQQQQSHQIQAQLKDEDFANFVLSELKRSAREYTTAALEASNPQLRQTFQSLLQKTLQDQAAVFQEIQKLGQYEIQAAPQQQIQQELQKQSQTAVQLQSFVQQNLSQTSTASYQQQDQMTFAQQQQQQYQPQSQQQNQIAALYQTQAPIQPMISASQYPNAVHNTQGQGYSTHTQSSPNQTSQQQAYISNQQGQNYQDQNYGQTGYGQSQGYAASSGYSASENAGITSKSASSTSASRSQTGSHTSTAGESTYLGKQHEGSKYSF, from the coding sequence ATGTATCAGCAAAACCCGTATCAACAACAGCAGCAGTCTCACCAGATACAAGCACAATTAAAAGACGAGGACTTCGCGAACTTTGTCCTTTCCGAGTTGAAACGCAGTGCTCGTGAATATACAACTGCCGCTTTGGAGGCCTCTAATCCACAGCTTAGGCAGACCTTCCAGTCTCTATTGCAAAAGACACTGCAGGATCAAGCTGCCGTATTTCAGGAAATTCAGAAGCTTGGCCAATATGAGATTCAAGCTGCTCCTCAGCAGCAAATTCAGCAAGAGCTGCAGAAACAAAGCCAGACCGCAGTTCAGCTGCAGTCCTTTGTACAACAAAATTTGAGTCAAACCAGCACGGCGAGCTACCAGCAGCAAGACCAGATGACTTTCGCTCAGCAGCAACAGCAACAATATCAGCCGCAGAGTCAACAACAGAACCAGATTGCGGCTTTATATCAAACACAGGCACCTATCCAACCCATGATCAGTGCCTCCCAATATCCTAATGCGGTGCACAATACTCAAGGGCAAGGCTATTCAACCCATACACAGTCTTCACCCAATCAGACAAGTCAACAGCAAGCCTATATTAGCAACCAGCAAGGACAAAATTATCAAGATCAGAATTATGGACAAACCGGCTATGGTCAATCGCAGGGTTATGCCGCATCATCCGGTTACAGCGCATCTGAAAATGCTGGCATAACTAGCAAATCAGCAAGTTCCACCAGCGCTTCCCGCAGTCAAACAGGTTCCCATACCTCGACGGCAGGAGAGAGCACTTATCTCGGTAAACAACATGAGGGCAGTAAATACAGCTTCTAA
- a CDS encoding DUF6130 family protein, with translation MLMRKTWIYGTATLIVLGALTTACGSKQEVASSGAAGLKDTKVATTVTQGKTESSVKTVTSIGKPAIDADYKVEGRNVTITYQTSNFQIADHMDQKAVQGEGHLHLYVDGKQKAMIGKTGPLTLTNLAAGKHEIRLELQQNDHKDLNVEKILNIEVK, from the coding sequence ATGCTGATGAGAAAAACGTGGATTTACGGCACAGCTACTTTAATTGTACTAGGAGCATTAACAACAGCATGTGGTTCCAAACAAGAAGTTGCTAGTAGCGGCGCAGCAGGCTTGAAGGACACCAAGGTAGCAACGACAGTGACCCAAGGGAAGACGGAAAGCAGTGTGAAGACGGTGACCTCCATCGGCAAGCCAGCTATCGATGCCGATTATAAAGTAGAGGGCAGGAATGTTACGATCACGTATCAGACAAGTAATTTCCAGATAGCGGATCATATGGATCAGAAGGCTGTACAGGGTGAAGGACATTTGCATTTGTACGTGGATGGTAAGCAGAAAGCCATGATTGGCAAAACGGGTCCGTTAACGTTGACCAATTTAGCTGCTGGTAAACATGAGATCAGACTCGAGCTTCAGCAAAATGATCATAAGGATCTCAATGTAGAGAAAATTCTTAATATTGAAGTGAAATAA
- a CDS encoding heptaprenylglyceryl phosphate synthase gives MIVDIRKWKHVFKLDPDRDISDEALDRLCQSGTDAIMVGGSTGVTFDNTVDLLSRIRQYEVPCVLEISNQEAIVPGFDLFLIPIVLNADDPKWIVGQHHEALKEYGSMLNWDEIIAEGYIILNSEATAAQLTSARTNLDAKDVAAYARMADKLFHMSIVYLEYSGVFGDMELVRRTRQVLENARLFYGGGIDSLDKAQQAAEVADTIVVGNIIYSDLEQALQTVNFDRTGR, from the coding sequence TTGATCGTCGATATACGTAAGTGGAAGCATGTATTTAAGCTTGACCCCGATCGGGACATTTCAGATGAAGCCCTCGATCGGCTATGCCAGTCTGGGACGGATGCGATCATGGTGGGTGGCTCAACGGGGGTAACTTTTGATAACACGGTAGATCTTCTATCGCGGATTCGTCAGTATGAGGTGCCCTGTGTGCTTGAGATATCGAATCAAGAGGCCATCGTTCCAGGGTTTGATTTATTCCTAATCCCGATTGTGCTGAATGCGGATGATCCGAAATGGATCGTTGGGCAGCATCACGAGGCGTTGAAGGAATATGGGTCTATGCTCAATTGGGACGAAATTATTGCCGAAGGCTATATCATTCTAAATAGCGAAGCTACAGCTGCGCAATTAACATCGGCTCGTACGAACTTGGATGCCAAAGATGTTGCGGCATACGCACGCATGGCGGACAAGCTTTTTCACATGTCGATTGTTTACTTGGAATATAGTGGTGTGTTTGGAGATATGGAGCTGGTACGTCGGACGCGACAAGTGCTGGAGAATGCCCGGTTATTCTATGGCGGCGGCATTGACAGCCTAGATAAAGCGCAGCAAGCAGCGGAGGTCGCAGATACCATTGTCGTCGGCAACATTATTTATAGTGATCTGGAGCAGGCGCTTCAGACCGTGAACTTTGATAGAACAGGAAGGTAA
- the pcrA gene encoding DNA helicase PcrA has protein sequence MNETVNILDAIKRLNPEQRKAVEAVDGPLLIMAGAGSGKTRVLTHRIAYLIGTRRAAPWSILALTFTNKAAREMQDRVGKLVGGSGSDIWVSTFHSMCVRMLRRDISRIGFTSNFTILDSGDQLSVIKTCCKELNIDTKKYEPKAFQAAISTAKNELISPKQFEDKIGDYFDGLTSKIYTLYQKKLRSNNSLDFDDLIMATIHLFNEVPEVLEFYQNKFQYIHVDEYQDTNRAQYMLCQMIAAKHQRICVVGDSDQSIYRWRGADISNILNFEKDYPNATAILLEQNYRSTSNILQAANKVIANNTGRKPKNLWTDKEGGVKIKLYQADSEHEEGYFVTSEINKNKSNGKKFGHHAILYRTNAQSRVIEEILIKSDIPYTIVGGVKFYDRKEIKDILAYLRLISNPDDDISLSRIVNVPKRGIGDTSMDRVAEMAGRRGISLYAMLEEVDSLEITSKAKHALTDFREMIDNLNRMVEYLSVTELTEKILEMSQYRLEMQRENTIESKARLENIEEFLSVTMDFEKRNEDKSLISFLTDLALIADIDTLDKEKSEEEQDAVVLMTMHSAKGLEFPVVFIIGMEEGVFPHSRAFADNEELEEERRLAYVGITRAEQELFLTCARMRTLFGRTAANAPSRFLQEIPKELLENVSMGGSIGGGFSRAGRTSSSSWGSSSGSSATASQAGRGSAGSSAWGTPSSFGRPASNAAAPSPAAAAKPLPFRAPQPAAGGAVPDYKASDKVSHGKWGIGTVVSVKGSGDDTELQIAFPAPVGLKRLLAKFAPITKQ, from the coding sequence ATGAACGAGACAGTCAATATTTTAGATGCGATAAAAAGGTTGAATCCCGAGCAGCGCAAAGCAGTCGAAGCTGTCGACGGCCCACTTCTGATTATGGCTGGAGCGGGAAGCGGGAAGACACGAGTGCTAACGCATCGTATTGCTTACTTGATCGGCACGCGCCGAGCGGCACCATGGAGCATTTTAGCCCTTACATTTACGAATAAAGCGGCACGTGAGATGCAGGATCGTGTCGGCAAGCTGGTCGGCGGCAGTGGGAGCGATATATGGGTTTCCACGTTTCACTCGATGTGTGTACGCATGCTGCGCAGAGACATTTCACGCATCGGTTTTACCTCGAATTTTACCATTCTAGATTCCGGTGATCAGTTATCCGTTATCAAAACGTGCTGCAAAGAACTGAACATTGATACCAAGAAGTACGAACCTAAGGCCTTTCAAGCGGCTATTTCTACAGCCAAAAATGAACTCATCTCTCCTAAACAATTTGAAGATAAAATCGGTGACTACTTCGACGGATTGACCTCCAAAATTTATACGCTTTATCAGAAGAAGCTTAGAAGCAACAACTCCCTCGATTTCGATGACTTAATTATGGCAACCATTCATTTGTTTAATGAAGTTCCAGAGGTTCTGGAGTTTTATCAAAATAAATTTCAATATATTCATGTCGATGAGTATCAGGATACGAACCGGGCGCAGTATATGCTGTGTCAAATGATTGCAGCCAAACATCAGCGCATTTGCGTTGTGGGAGATAGTGACCAGTCCATTTACCGTTGGCGTGGAGCTGACATTTCGAATATCCTTAATTTTGAAAAAGATTATCCGAATGCCACTGCTATTCTTTTGGAGCAAAATTATCGCTCCACTTCTAATATTTTGCAGGCTGCCAATAAGGTCATCGCCAATAATACAGGCCGTAAGCCCAAAAACTTATGGACGGATAAAGAGGGCGGCGTAAAAATTAAGCTGTATCAAGCTGATTCCGAGCATGAAGAAGGCTATTTCGTTACGAGTGAAATTAATAAGAATAAGTCCAATGGTAAAAAGTTCGGTCATCACGCTATCCTGTACCGGACGAACGCCCAATCTCGGGTGATTGAGGAAATTCTTATTAAATCCGATATCCCATACACCATCGTTGGCGGCGTAAAGTTCTACGATCGGAAAGAGATCAAAGATATTTTGGCGTATCTGCGCCTGATCTCCAATCCGGACGATGATATCAGCTTGAGCCGGATCGTAAACGTGCCGAAGCGGGGCATTGGTGACACCTCGATGGACAGAGTGGCCGAAATGGCGGGACGAAGAGGCATTTCCTTATATGCCATGCTGGAGGAAGTCGATTCACTCGAGATCACGTCGAAGGCTAAGCACGCTCTAACTGATTTCCGCGAAATGATTGATAACCTGAACCGAATGGTTGAATACTTATCTGTAACTGAACTGACGGAGAAAATACTGGAGATGTCGCAGTACCGTCTGGAGATGCAGCGTGAGAATACGATTGAATCCAAAGCTCGTCTCGAAAATATCGAGGAGTTCCTGTCTGTGACGATGGACTTCGAGAAACGTAACGAGGACAAGTCACTCATTTCGTTCCTGACCGATTTGGCGCTTATCGCCGATATCGATACGCTGGATAAAGAAAAAAGCGAGGAGGAACAGGACGCCGTTGTGCTCATGACGATGCACAGCGCCAAAGGTCTAGAGTTCCCGGTTGTCTTCATCATCGGGATGGAAGAAGGCGTCTTCCCGCACAGCCGTGCTTTCGCCGATAACGAAGAGCTTGAAGAGGAGCGCCGTTTGGCCTATGTCGGCATCACGCGCGCCGAGCAAGAGCTTTTCCTCACGTGCGCTCGTATGCGCACGCTCTTCGGCCGCACCGCCGCGAACGCGCCATCGAGATTCCTTCAGGAGATTCCGAAGGAACTCCTGGAGAACGTCTCGATGGGCGGCTCCATCGGCGGAGGCTTCTCGCGAGCTGGCCGCACTAGCTCCAGCTCGTGGGGCAGCAGCAGTGGCAGCAGCGCCACTGCCTCACAAGCGGGTCGCGGCTCCGCCGGCTCGTCCGCTTGGGGCACGCCGTCCTCGTTCGGACGGCCTGCTTCTAACGCGGCTGCGCCGAGCCCTGCAGCTGCGGCGAAGCCGCTGCCGTTCCGGGCTCCGCAGCCTGCCGCAGGCGGCGCGGTGCCGGACTACAAAGCCAGCGACAAAGTGTCGCATGGCAAGTGGGGCATCGGCACCGTCGTGTCCGTGAAAGGCTCGGGTGACGACACCGAGCTGCAAATTGCTTTCCCGGCGCCTGTTGGCTTGAAGCGCCTGCTCGCCAAGTTCGCTCCTATTACGAAACAATAG
- the ligA gene encoding NAD-dependent DNA ligase LigA: MTDAIAAMKTLIQEINKHNHNYYTLDQPAISDAEWDALYNKLTALEKETGITLPSSPTQRVGGDILKGFDPHKHLSRLWSLDKAQNAEDLQTWHTRVLKLIADYNSKNPENPLPDPTYVVELKFDGLTLNLTYKQGELVQASTRGNGTVGEGILAQIKTIKSIPLEIPYKDGTIEVQGEGMMFLSVLEAYNQTATDPLKNARNAAAGALRNLNPKVTAERKLNAFFYNVGYSDGIQFDNHFDMVQFLRDNHFKVSNRTRYFSTIEEVSAELDQIAEERLGFDFLIDGSVIKITDMRTREVLGYTEKFPRWAIAYKFEAEEATTILQSVSWEVGRTGKITPLARVEAVDLAGVTVQNCTLNNVGDIERKNLKHALGSLVYIRRSNDVIPEILGKVTEENDGEEIVAPTHCPSCGSELEMRGAHLFCLNRLGCSPQLVGRMAHFASRDAMDIEFFSEMTASQLHQELDVRDPADLYTLQFEDLVKLDRFGEKKARNLLDALEKSKSRDLASFLYALGIPNSGKTTTKVLADYYRSLPKIMAATPEELIGLPDVGGIVAESIYSFFRDPVMVSSIERMLAAGVNPIAEEPAVVLASPDNPFFGKTIVLTGTLSTMGRDECAKKLEALGAKITGSVSKKTDIVIAGESAGSKLTKAQELGIRIIEDEQELLQLLGEG; encoded by the coding sequence ATGACAGATGCCATCGCGGCAATGAAAACCCTCATCCAAGAAATCAACAAACACAACCATAACTACTACACACTGGATCAACCGGCGATTTCCGATGCCGAGTGGGATGCTTTATACAATAAATTGACCGCGCTAGAGAAGGAGACAGGGATTACCCTGCCTTCTTCTCCAACCCAGCGCGTGGGCGGCGACATTCTCAAAGGTTTTGATCCGCACAAGCATCTGTCCAGGCTTTGGAGCTTGGACAAAGCACAAAATGCCGAAGACCTGCAGACTTGGCACACGCGTGTGCTTAAGTTAATTGCAGATTACAACAGCAAGAATCCAGAGAACCCATTACCAGACCCAACGTATGTGGTGGAATTGAAGTTCGACGGGCTCACATTGAACCTTACATACAAGCAAGGAGAGCTTGTTCAAGCCTCCACGCGAGGAAATGGTACGGTGGGTGAGGGCATTTTAGCCCAAATCAAGACGATCAAATCCATCCCGCTGGAAATCCCGTACAAGGACGGAACCATTGAAGTACAAGGCGAGGGCATGATGTTCCTCTCTGTGCTTGAAGCGTACAACCAGACAGCAACGGATCCGCTCAAAAATGCCCGTAACGCAGCAGCCGGAGCACTGCGCAATCTCAATCCCAAAGTGACGGCAGAGCGTAAGCTGAACGCTTTCTTCTATAATGTGGGTTACTCTGACGGTATCCAATTCGATAATCATTTCGATATGGTTCAGTTTCTTCGTGACAACCACTTTAAAGTGAGCAATCGCACACGGTATTTCAGCACGATTGAAGAAGTGAGCGCAGAGCTGGATCAGATTGCCGAAGAGCGCCTTGGCTTTGATTTTCTAATTGACGGAAGTGTCATCAAGATTACGGACATGCGGACAAGAGAAGTGCTCGGCTACACCGAGAAATTTCCGCGCTGGGCGATTGCTTATAAGTTCGAAGCCGAAGAAGCGACAACAATCCTGCAAAGTGTATCTTGGGAAGTTGGCCGCACTGGCAAAATCACACCTTTAGCCCGCGTTGAAGCCGTGGATCTCGCTGGCGTAACCGTACAGAACTGTACGCTCAACAATGTTGGCGACATCGAGCGTAAAAACCTCAAGCACGCCTTAGGCAGCCTCGTCTACATCCGTCGCTCCAATGACGTCATTCCTGAGATTCTAGGTAAAGTAACCGAGGAGAATGACGGCGAGGAGATTGTAGCTCCGACGCATTGTCCTTCCTGCGGCAGTGAGCTGGAGATGCGCGGCGCGCATCTGTTCTGCTTGAACCGCCTTGGCTGCAGTCCGCAGCTGGTTGGACGTATGGCGCATTTTGCTTCGCGCGATGCGATGGATATTGAATTTTTCAGCGAAATGACCGCTTCACAGCTGCATCAAGAGCTGGATGTCCGCGATCCTGCGGATCTGTACACCCTACAATTCGAGGATCTCGTCAAGCTCGATCGCTTTGGCGAGAAGAAGGCCCGCAACCTGCTTGATGCTCTAGAAAAAAGCAAATCGCGCGATCTAGCTTCGTTCCTCTATGCCTTAGGCATTCCTAACTCGGGTAAAACCACGACCAAGGTGCTGGCAGACTACTATCGCAGCTTACCGAAGATTATGGCGGCTACGCCTGAGGAGCTAATCGGGCTTCCGGATGTAGGTGGAATAGTAGCTGAGAGTATTTATTCATTCTTCCGTGACCCTGTGATGGTTTCCAGCATTGAGCGTATGCTCGCTGCAGGTGTCAACCCAATTGCCGAGGAGCCGGCGGTTGTATTGGCTAGCCCAGACAATCCATTTTTCGGGAAAACCATCGTTCTTACAGGTACGCTTTCAACAATGGGGCGTGACGAATGTGCCAAGAAGCTGGAAGCGTTAGGAGCTAAGATTACCGGAAGTGTTTCTAAGAAAACGGACATCGTGATCGCAGGGGAAAGCGCCGGCAGCAAGCTGACAAAAGCGCAAGAGCTTGGCATTCGGATCATTGAGGATGAACAGGAGCTTTTGCAGCTATTAGGTGAAGGCTAA